One Oncorhynchus keta strain PuntledgeMale-10-30-2019 chromosome 34, Oket_V2, whole genome shotgun sequence genomic window, TGGCCCCAGCGCTTGGCCACCTGGATGAAACACAAAGGGGGTGATTGTTAAAAAATAACCACAAACACATGATAGCATATTCCCATTGCTCAATCCTATGCTGGTTTCCAACTCCCCGTGCGAGTGGTAAAAATCTCACAATCAGTAGAGAAACTCACCTCTGCTGGGTCGGACATCTTGAACTCCCAACCGTCTCCTGTCCAGCAGATGAAGGTACAGCAGGCGGAGTCTAGAAGCAGCTCCAGTAAGAACTGCCACAATTGGATGGGCCCTGATCCTGAATAGAGAGAAAATGCATATGAAAAAAATCTGAATTGTATTATCTTTAGCCCTAGACTGCAAACAAACATTGTTTTTGCCTGCTACTCTTGAGATATACTATGAATTTCTTTCAATTTAAAAGACACAGTAATGAAAAAAGCACATTCTCCAGCAAACCCACAATCAGGCTCACACACACTacccacgctcacacacactacccacgctcacacacactcttgtataacattagtaatgataAGTCATGATAAGAGACTAGTCTCACCTGGATAAACTGACATTCCCATCActtgtcctctttccctctcgtGTCTTTGAGAGTGTGTATTTTTGCGTTTGGCCACACGGGGGCAGTATTGCTCTGAAGGCTGCTGTGGTCCAGGGGTTGAGGAACAAGATGGAGGGTGGTGAGGGGGCAGCAGGGATGCGCTGTAGCTGGGAGAGGGGTAGTCTGGCCAGAAGGAGGGTGACGTCTTCTGTGCTTCTGAGTCGTACAGTTGTTCACCTGAGCGACGGGTGTAGCTTTGTTCAGCTTCACCTATGGAAGAGGAGGAGTTAGACATTGCATATATTTTCCATGTAATCATAGCCTATAGATTTTTCTGTGTGGTTATTTTTACAAGTTAAATAAACAAAGAAGAGCTGGTAATAACAGACAGCTTGAAAAATTATTTGAATTAGACATTACACAGcctacaaaaaaacaacaactgccaatatgtttctaaacacaaATATGCCTAATGGTCATGCATtggttaattttttttttttttgcattatgTCTCAAATGTGTGGTCTTTCTTACTGAGGTGGTCCAGGCTGACAGTGCTGGGGGACCCGCTGTGGCTCGTTCCTTTTCCAGGGAGGAAGGAGTTGCTGGTGCTGGCATCCTCCATGCCCGGGCTGAACTGTCCACTCTGGGCTGGAGAACACAGGGGCACAAGGCTGTGGTACGTCTGGGTGGAATCCTGGAACCCCGCTTGAGACTGGTCCAAAGTCAGCCCATCTAAtaatgaatagagagagaaaaaggaatgAACAATCATGATCAATATTCATTCATTTCTAATACTACAACAGGTGTTGATAATAGAATCATTCTCAAAATGATAGAAACATATGGATTCGAGAACAGGGGACTGACACTCACCACTTGGGTATGATGCCCAACAGTTAAACTCTGGGTATGAATCCAGGTTGAACAGGACAGAGTCACTGGAGGTTACTGGGGGGAAAAAGAATGAAAGACGTCAACAATAAAACACGTGAGCAACATTGGAAGTTAGTCAATGGTCACTGACAGGCCTATCTCGTGATTTATTCCCCCAGAATGCTTATCAGAGTGGTCAAATAAAGTGGTTGTTAAACAGCCTCTAGAAGAGTCTTCATATGCGTACCTTTGTTGTCGTACGGACATGGATTCTTCTGCAGCTCCCCATAACTCTCTGGATACTGCTGCTCGGGTCCTTTACTGTCTAATAGAAAAGACAGGTCTTCATCACTGTAGTCTGGAGGTcacagagatagaagagaaggaTCGGGATGAGTCAAAAGGCATAAAGATCTAAACAGAACTCAAAATGGAATAGAAATAGAATTGGTTTAGAATGTAATAAGTTATATTGATATGAAAGGGTTACAAGCTTATCTCTAAAAACTGTCTAACTGCTATTCTTGAAGCAATAATAATGTTATGGTCTACTACTAATACTCATTATTCTTATTTACGTTTAATAATAGTAACAATAACACATCAAAAGATCTATTTAATTAACAACTATTCTGAGGCACCAAGAACAAAATCTCAACCATACCCATTTTAGTtgaatggagggagaaagggaaacgagtggagggaatggagggagagagggaaagaggaggaaacgCCAGTGGAGGGAGTGTGACAGAGTAGtgatgaagggggaggagaggggctcTAAATCTGTTGGAGAAGGAAGTCTGGAGGAAAGGATTAGGGAAAGAGAGCGGGAGGGTCTTTAACCCGACCACCCCGTCTCGCTCTACCTCCCTCAGTCAGACTGACATTCCTACAAACAGTGCATGGACACACACCCCAGCACCCCTTTTCCTGACACAGCCCTCGGTTGGGTAGAAGAAGCAGATGTCAAGGTCTCACTTTGAGTTTCTGACAGGGCTGATGAGATACTAACTATGCATAAAAACATTTCCGTTGTCCTTCAACTACTACACAGAGCTACAGGAAACATAGCTCAAAATCTTATCATAGAAACATGTGGACACTCTGAAAGTTATTTTCAGAGTGTACAATGATAACTAATAAAGTTGATGATTAATCATAATTCTAGTGGCGTTGGTGGCAGTTATTTGGTTTGGGGTGTAGTTCAATCTGAACTGATGCATTGATCAGTGTTTATCAATAAGTGATCCAACGAGAACATGACATACCATATGATGCAAAGTCCAAACCAGCAGGGACTTCCTGTGTCCTGAAATCTTCCATATAATATCCAGCTTGGTACATATCCATCTGTGTGGAAAAAGTGGAATACATATGTCATGCCCATTTTATTGTGGAACATCTTTTTCATACAATTTTACATCtttgtataacacacacacatatatacatacatatatatatataatatgtatgtaatatatatatatatatatatattacatgtaTGTATAATCAGATTTCTTTAAAATGGTCTCtgaaaatgtaaatatatattgcATTCTTAATCATTTTAAGTGTTCTTGCAGGCTGCATACATAAACTTAAATTCGCAGGAGGCAAAATCCTACCTTTATTTTAGAGTC contains:
- the LOC118367403 gene encoding protein C-ets-2-like isoform X2, translated to MDMYQAGYYMEDFRTQEVPAGLDFASYDSKGPEQQYPESYGELQKNPCPYDNKVTSSDSVLFNLDSYPEFNCWASYPSDGLTLDQSQAGFQDSTQTYHSLVPLCSPAQSGQFSPGMEDASTSNSFLPGKGTSHSGSPSTVSLDHLSEAEQSYTRRSGEQLYDSEAQKTSPSFWPDYPSPSYSASLLPPHHPPSCSSTPGPQQPSEQYCPRVAKRKNTHSQRHERERGQVMGMSVYPGSGPIQLWQFLLELLLDSACCTFICWTGDGWEFKMSDPAEVAKRWGQCKNKPKMNYEKLSRGLRYYYHKNIIHKTTGKRYVYRFVLDVQGMLGKTAQEVLASLNILPTGTESSWQGQGAPVSSPVSSEAWASQ
- the LOC118367403 gene encoding protein C-ets-2-like isoform X1, whose product is MDMYQAGYYMEDFRTQEVPAGLDFASYDYSDEDLSFLLDSKGPEQQYPESYGELQKNPCPYDNKVTSSDSVLFNLDSYPEFNCWASYPSDGLTLDQSQAGFQDSTQTYHSLVPLCSPAQSGQFSPGMEDASTSNSFLPGKGTSHSGSPSTVSLDHLSEAEQSYTRRSGEQLYDSEAQKTSPSFWPDYPSPSYSASLLPPHHPPSCSSTPGPQQPSEQYCPRVAKRKNTHSQRHERERGQVMGMSVYPGSGPIQLWQFLLELLLDSACCTFICWTGDGWEFKMSDPAEVAKRWGQCKNKPKMNYEKLSRGLRYYYHKNIIHKTTGKRYVYRFVLDVQGMLGKTAQEVLASLNILPTGTESSWQGQGAPVSSPVSSEAWASQ